A stretch of the Prochlorococcus marinus str. MIT 0918 genome encodes the following:
- a CDS encoding galactose mutarotase — protein MCLTLAKKYLPYQHWEIRNVETDDSLKIVPDRGGLITSWICNDREMLYFDEPRFKDASKSVRGGIPILFPICGDLPGDKYNLKNKEYYIKQHGFARDSCWQINLTDTKKSIILQLNQNKSTLISYPFEFNLEMEISLIKNSLQVLTRVKNNSKIIMPFSFGLHPYFLVKDLSKVIIKGLHGQCINHQDMSSSNTNSQLNNLSKGVDFISDSIGSTTTTLVDNANNISIELKAEDPFNFVVIWTDPPRDMICLEPWTSPRNSFINGNKIVLLSPGEIKRIKCSFLIN, from the coding sequence ATGTGCCTAACATTAGCTAAAAAATATTTACCGTATCAACATTGGGAAATTAGAAATGTAGAAACTGATGATAGTTTAAAAATTGTTCCAGATCGTGGGGGCTTGATTACTAGTTGGATTTGTAATGATAGAGAAATGTTGTATTTTGATGAGCCTCGCTTTAAAGATGCTTCAAAGAGTGTTAGAGGAGGGATACCTATTCTTTTCCCTATATGTGGAGATTTACCAGGAGATAAATATAATTTAAAAAATAAGGAGTATTATATTAAACAGCATGGTTTTGCAAGAGATTCTTGTTGGCAAATAAATCTAACTGATACTAAAAAATCAATTATTCTCCAATTAAATCAAAATAAGTCTACACTTATTTCCTATCCATTCGAATTTAATTTAGAAATGGAAATTAGCTTAATTAAGAATTCATTACAAGTACTTACGAGAGTAAAAAATAATAGCAAGATTATCATGCCATTTTCCTTTGGATTGCATCCTTATTTTTTAGTTAAAGATCTTTCTAAGGTAATTATAAAAGGTTTGCATGGACAATGTATTAATCATCAAGATATGAGTTCTAGTAACACTAATTCTCAGTTGAATAACCTTTCAAAAGGAGTAGACTTTATTTCTGATTCAATTGGCTCTACTACTACTACTCTTGTTGATAATGCTAATAATATATCTATAGAATTAAAAGCAGAGGATCCGTTCAATTTTGTTGTAATTTGGACTGATCCTCCTAGGGATATGATTTGTTTAGAGCCATGGACTAGCCCAAGAAATTCTTTCATTAATGGTAATAAAATTGTCTTGCTTTCTCCTGGGGAAATAAAAAGGATTAAATGTTCTTTTTTAATTAATTAA
- a CDS encoding alpha/beta fold hydrolase yields MSALAAKPNAPWSHLGHNVYSVSSNSIDVSNNIISKQNPVVLLVHGFGASTDHWRYNIPELAKSHEVHAIDLLGFGRSAKPSELDYGGELWKEQIVAYVQERIQKPTVIIGNSLGGYAALAAGASLASQSAGVVLLNAAGYFSDENFVAESQDLGTKIRQEIGKGISRDFLFKGLIYPLMQRLIFENLRRPGVIRNTLKQVYIDPTNVDDYLIESIRRPSLDPGAFQVFRKVFQARGLKGKPIDELFKDLQSPLLLLWGSSDPWLRNAKAKQEKFRLFAQKASLEVTEVLLNAGHCPHDEVPDRVNSEVLSWLQKYN; encoded by the coding sequence ATGTCTGCTTTAGCTGCTAAACCAAATGCTCCTTGGAGCCATTTAGGTCACAACGTTTATTCAGTAAGTAGCAATTCTATTGATGTATCTAACAACATAATCTCCAAGCAAAACCCAGTTGTCTTACTTGTGCATGGTTTTGGAGCTTCAACAGATCATTGGAGGTATAACATTCCTGAACTTGCTAAAAGTCATGAGGTACATGCTATTGATTTACTTGGCTTTGGCCGTAGCGCTAAGCCCTCAGAATTAGATTATGGTGGTGAGCTTTGGAAAGAACAAATAGTTGCATATGTTCAAGAGCGTATTCAGAAACCAACTGTCATTATTGGCAATTCATTAGGCGGCTATGCAGCTCTTGCTGCTGGAGCCTCCTTAGCATCTCAATCAGCTGGAGTAGTTTTACTTAATGCCGCTGGATATTTTAGTGATGAGAACTTTGTTGCCGAATCACAAGATTTGGGCACTAAAATTAGGCAGGAGATTGGTAAGGGGATTTCTCGAGATTTTTTATTTAAAGGTTTAATTTATCCATTAATGCAGAGATTGATTTTTGAGAATTTGCGTAGACCAGGTGTTATTCGAAATACATTAAAACAAGTTTATATTGATCCAACTAATGTAGATGATTATTTAATTGAGTCGATTAGACGACCTTCCTTAGACCCAGGAGCTTTTCAAGTTTTTCGTAAAGTATTTCAGGCACGAGGTCTTAAAGGTAAACCGATAGATGAATTGTTTAAGGATTTGCAATCACCACTTTTGTTGTTGTGGGGTAGCAGTGACCCTTGGTTGAGAAATGCAAAAGCAAAACAAGAAAAATTCCGCCTATTTGCTCAAAAGGCTTCTTTAGAAGTTACAGAGGTGCTTTTAAATGCAGGACATTGTCCTCATGATGAAGTTCCAGATAGGGTTAATTCAGAAGTATTGAGTTGGCTGCAAAAATATAATTAA
- a CDS encoding cation:proton antiporter, which yields MFCSPVIAVLSTHDIEVAETLIGVIRFLLIFVAARALAEVLVRLSLPTIVGELLAGVLIGASGLHLLIPPTAHVALNQSLVNVISSLASIPKEAVPDLYFETFPSLQAVATLGLYALLFLTGLESELEELVAVGAQAFTVAMAGVILPFAFGTVGLMFIFHVDLIPAIFAGASMTATSIGITASVFGELGYLKTREGQIVIGAAVLDDILGIVILAVVVALATGGSLEIAPIVKLVLAATVFVIAAIALSRTAAPAFDWLLERLKAPGAVVVASFVILVLSCFVATAIGLEAALGAFAAGLILSSSKNNHAIQQSVLPLVSLFATIFFVLVGAGMDLSVINPLDPASRSALVVAGFLLVVAIIGKIASGWSFVIDKPTNRLVVGLGMMPRGEVGLIFLGLGTSAGLLTPSLEAAILLMVIGTTFLAPVLLRIVLKDKKPGGGNSIPDDVAADPVGLI from the coding sequence ATGTTTTGTTCACCAGTAATTGCTGTATTAAGTACTCACGATATTGAAGTTGCAGAAACCTTGATTGGAGTTATTAGATTTCTTTTGATTTTTGTAGCCGCAAGAGCTTTAGCAGAAGTCTTAGTGAGACTGAGTTTGCCGACTATTGTAGGAGAGCTTTTGGCTGGGGTTTTGATCGGGGCTTCTGGCCTGCATTTATTGATTCCCCCTACTGCCCATGTCGCTTTGAATCAATCCTTGGTTAATGTCATTAGTTCTTTGGCATCTATACCAAAAGAAGCAGTACCTGATTTATATTTTGAGACGTTTCCTTCGTTGCAAGCAGTTGCAACACTTGGTTTATATGCATTGCTATTTTTAACAGGATTAGAAAGTGAATTAGAAGAATTAGTTGCTGTTGGAGCTCAAGCTTTCACTGTCGCAATGGCAGGAGTGATTTTGCCTTTTGCTTTTGGCACTGTTGGACTGATGTTTATCTTTCATGTTGATTTGATTCCAGCTATTTTTGCAGGTGCTTCAATGACGGCTACCAGTATTGGTATTACGGCAAGTGTATTTGGTGAACTAGGTTATCTCAAAACGAGAGAAGGGCAGATAGTTATCGGAGCAGCTGTTTTAGATGACATTCTTGGCATTGTTATTCTTGCTGTTGTAGTTGCCTTGGCGACAGGTGGATCCTTAGAAATAGCTCCTATTGTCAAATTGGTTTTAGCAGCAACTGTTTTTGTAATTGCTGCCATAGCATTAAGCAGAACAGCAGCACCAGCTTTTGATTGGCTATTAGAGCGACTTAAAGCTCCTGGTGCAGTAGTAGTAGCTTCGTTTGTAATTCTTGTCTTAAGTTGTTTTGTTGCCACAGCTATTGGGTTAGAAGCAGCTCTTGGTGCTTTTGCAGCTGGCTTAATATTGAGTAGTTCCAAAAATAATCATGCTATTCAGCAGTCTGTTCTCCCTTTAGTTTCTTTATTTGCAACAATTTTCTTTGTTTTGGTTGGTGCTGGAATGGATCTTTCAGTAATCAATCCTTTAGATCCAGCGAGTCGTTCAGCTTTAGTTGTTGCAGGATTCCTTTTAGTTGTAGCAATTATTGGAAAGATAGCCTCAGGATGGTCTTTTGTTATTGATAAGCCTACTAATCGTTTAGTTGTTGGATTAGGGATGATGCCTAGAGGAGAAGTGGGTTTGATTTTTTTAGGCCTGGGAACTAGTGCAGGATTGCTAACACCTTCCTTAGAAGCGGCAATTTTGCTGATGGTAATTGGTACTACTTTTCTTGCTCCAGTTCTTCTAAGAATTGTGCTGAAAGATAAAAAACCTGGAGGGGGTAATTCAATTCCTGATGATGTGGCGGCTGATCCGGTTGGGCTTATTTAG
- a CDS encoding glycogen/starch/alpha-glucan phosphorylase, protein MSSSQPQDLRLPTPGCYADPIKAGIDADAVFDGMTEHLFFTLGKLATTASLRDLYMALSYAVRDRLMTRYLASQEAIRAKPQKTVAYFSAEFLIGPQLNNNLLNLGITNEAEEAVKRFGIESLSHILEVEEEPGLGNGGLGRLAACYMESLASLQVPAIGYGIRYEFGIFNQLIRDGWQVEVTDKWLKGGWPWELPQPDESCFVGFGGRTENYMDDKGNYRSRWIPSEHAIGVPHDVPILGYRVNNCDRLRLWRADATESFDFYAFNIGDYYGAVEEKVASETLSKVLYPNDGTDEGRRLRLKQQHFFVSCSLQDMLRSLDKRGINVEDFSEHWTVQLNDTHPAIAVAELLRLLIDIYHLEWENAWNITINSVAYTNHTLLPEALEKWDLNLFKSLLPRHLELIYEINRRFLQKVRLRYPGNDAILRKLSIIDEEGGKAIRMAHLATIGAHHVNGVAALHSDLIKRQLMPEFSELWPEKFTNITNGVTPRRWVGLSNPELSSLLDKEVGKDWITNMELLKKLEEKENDTEFLELFSQTKLSGKRKLAGYIHRQTGVLVDPSSLFDVQVKRIHQYKRQHLNALQIIAQYLRIKNGTAKNIAPRTVIFGGKAAPGYFMAKLMIRFINGIADVVNADPDMDGQLRVVFLPDYNVKLGEQVYPATDLSEQISTAGKEASGTGNMKFAMNGALTIGTLDGANVEIRDQVGLENFFLFGHTENEIMKLRENGYSPKKYIENCQELSEAMRLIELGHFSNGDSELFLPLINSLSGNDPFFVMADFTDYLRAQDDVNKAWHNPKEWNRMALLNTARSGYFSSDRSIREYCQSIWKVNPLNVEITCNLN, encoded by the coding sequence ATGAGCAGTTCACAGCCTCAAGATCTGCGTCTGCCCACTCCAGGGTGCTATGCAGACCCAATAAAAGCAGGTATTGATGCAGATGCAGTCTTCGATGGAATGACCGAGCATCTATTCTTTACCCTTGGAAAACTAGCAACTACAGCAAGTCTCAGAGATCTTTATATGGCATTGAGCTATGCCGTCAGAGACAGATTAATGACAAGATATCTTGCTTCTCAAGAAGCTATAAGAGCAAAGCCACAAAAAACTGTTGCATATTTTTCGGCGGAATTCTTAATAGGGCCTCAACTCAATAATAATTTACTGAATCTTGGAATAACAAACGAAGCAGAAGAAGCAGTAAAAAGATTTGGCATAGAATCATTAAGCCATATTTTAGAAGTAGAGGAAGAACCAGGCCTAGGTAATGGTGGATTAGGAAGACTTGCAGCCTGTTATATGGAATCCCTTGCAAGCTTGCAAGTGCCAGCAATTGGATACGGAATTCGTTATGAATTTGGTATTTTTAATCAATTAATTCGTGATGGTTGGCAAGTTGAGGTTACAGATAAATGGCTAAAAGGTGGTTGGCCTTGGGAATTGCCCCAACCCGATGAATCCTGCTTCGTAGGATTTGGAGGACGTACAGAAAATTATATGGATGACAAAGGGAATTATCGCTCTAGATGGATTCCTTCTGAACATGCCATTGGAGTGCCTCATGATGTTCCAATACTTGGATATAGGGTAAATAATTGTGATCGCCTCCGTCTCTGGCGAGCAGATGCGACTGAAAGCTTTGATTTTTATGCATTTAATATCGGTGACTATTATGGAGCTGTTGAAGAAAAAGTAGCTTCCGAAACATTATCCAAAGTTCTATATCCAAATGATGGAACAGATGAAGGTAGGCGCTTAAGACTAAAACAACAGCACTTTTTTGTTAGTTGTTCTCTACAGGATATGTTGAGGAGCCTTGATAAAAGAGGAATTAATGTTGAAGATTTCTCAGAACATTGGACAGTCCAATTAAACGATACACACCCTGCCATTGCAGTTGCTGAGTTACTACGATTACTAATTGATATTTATCATTTGGAATGGGAAAATGCTTGGAATATAACTATCAATTCAGTTGCTTATACCAATCACACTTTATTACCAGAAGCACTGGAAAAATGGGACTTAAATTTATTTAAAAGTCTTTTACCAAGGCACCTAGAACTAATATACGAAATAAACAGAAGGTTTTTACAAAAAGTTCGCCTACGTTACCCAGGGAATGATGCGATTTTAAGAAAACTATCAATAATTGATGAAGAAGGTGGTAAAGCAATAAGGATGGCTCATTTAGCAACAATTGGAGCACATCATGTTAATGGTGTTGCTGCATTACATTCTGATCTAATAAAAAGACAATTAATGCCTGAATTCTCAGAATTATGGCCTGAAAAATTTACAAATATAACTAATGGTGTAACTCCAAGAAGATGGGTAGGGTTATCTAATCCAGAACTTTCCTCACTACTTGATAAAGAAGTAGGAAAAGATTGGATTACCAATATGGAATTACTAAAAAAACTTGAAGAGAAGGAAAATGATACTGAATTTCTTGAGTTATTTTCCCAAACAAAACTTTCAGGGAAACGAAAACTGGCTGGATATATTCATCGGCAAACTGGTGTACTAGTGGACCCATCAAGCCTGTTTGATGTCCAAGTAAAAAGGATCCATCAATATAAACGTCAACACTTAAATGCATTGCAAATAATTGCACAATACCTCCGTATAAAAAATGGCACGGCTAAAAATATTGCTCCCAGAACTGTAATCTTTGGGGGTAAAGCAGCACCTGGATATTTCATGGCAAAATTAATGATCAGATTCATTAACGGTATTGCTGATGTTGTCAATGCTGATCCAGATATGGATGGTCAACTAAGAGTGGTATTTCTTCCTGATTATAATGTAAAGCTTGGCGAGCAAGTATATCCTGCAACTGACTTATCGGAACAAATATCTACAGCAGGAAAAGAAGCTTCAGGGACAGGAAATATGAAGTTTGCAATGAATGGTGCACTTACAATTGGTACACTTGATGGGGCAAATGTAGAAATTAGAGATCAAGTTGGCTTAGAAAATTTCTTTTTGTTTGGTCATACAGAAAATGAAATAATGAAACTTAGAGAAAATGGTTATTCGCCTAAAAAATATATAGAAAATTGTCAAGAATTATCTGAAGCAATGAGATTAATTGAATTAGGACATTTTAGTAATGGTGACAGTGAACTTTTCCTACCATTAATTAATAGCCTTAGTGGAAATGATCCATTTTTTGTAATGGCAGACTTTACTGATTACCTTCGGGCTCAAGATGATGTAAATAAGGCTTGGCACAATCCTAAAGAATGGAATCGAATGGCTCTTCTTAATACTGCTAGATCTGGTTATTTTTCATCAGACAGATCAATCAGAGAGTATTGTCAATCAATTTGGAAAGTAAATCCATTAAATGTAGAAATAACTTGTAATCTTAATTAA
- the rnc gene encoding ribonuclease III has translation MISKKREDQIYFLLNKIKLKDSDIKLIKKNEPLNLEILNEALTHSSVNPKKNHERLEFQGDAVLRLAASEYIQNNFPTLSVGERSALRSQMVSDEWLAKIGSQINIKDIMLIAPKVLKDSSATKTICAEATEALIGAMYECLRNIDSIQSWLAPHWDQESKKVLEDPYKQNPKSALQEWSQGQGLNKPMYTIKEVSKLHGDLKRFYCKVHIKEKLMGEGWGSSRKKAAKEAAKASLNKLNT, from the coding sequence ATGATTTCAAAAAAAAGAGAGGATCAGATTTATTTTTTACTTAACAAAATTAAATTAAAAGATTCAGATATTAAATTAATCAAAAAAAATGAACCCTTAAATTTAGAAATTCTTAATGAGGCCTTAACTCACTCATCTGTTAACCCTAAAAAAAATCATGAAAGATTAGAATTTCAAGGAGATGCAGTATTAAGACTTGCTGCTTCAGAATATATTCAAAACAACTTCCCTACATTATCTGTTGGTGAAAGATCAGCATTAAGATCGCAAATGGTAAGTGATGAATGGCTTGCAAAAATTGGATCGCAAATCAATATTAAAGACATCATGCTGATTGCCCCAAAAGTTCTTAAAGATAGTTCAGCTACCAAAACTATTTGTGCAGAAGCAACAGAAGCCTTAATAGGAGCAATGTATGAATGTTTAAGGAATATCGATTCGATCCAATCGTGGCTCGCTCCTCATTGGGATCAAGAAAGCAAGAAAGTACTGGAAGATCCATATAAACAAAATCCAAAATCTGCTCTTCAAGAATGGAGTCAAGGTCAAGGATTAAATAAGCCTATGTACACAATAAAAGAAGTTTCCAAACTACATGGTGATTTAAAAAGGTTCTATTGCAAAGTTCATATAAAGGAAAAACTGATGGGAGAAGGTTGGGGTAGTTCAAGAAAAAAAGCAGCAAAAGAAGCCGCAAAAGCTTCTCTAAACAAACTTAATACTTAA
- a CDS encoding NAD(P)H dehydrogenase subunit NdhS, which produces MKNTDGIILPGSSVIVNNSSSIYNGYKGFVQRITKKKAAVLFEGGNWDKLLTFPITDLELI; this is translated from the coding sequence GTGAAAAATACAGACGGAATCATTCTGCCAGGTTCATCTGTCATAGTGAACAATTCTAGTTCCATTTACAATGGATATAAGGGATTTGTTCAACGTATAACTAAAAAAAAAGCTGCTGTACTATTTGAAGGAGGTAATTGGGACAAGTTATTAACCTTTCCTATTACTGATTTGGAACTGATTTAA
- the rimM gene encoding ribosome maturation factor RimM (Essential for efficient processing of 16S rRNA), which produces MCEKNLWLTVGEVVAPQGLHGQVRINPRSDFPERFIEQGERWLQKGKEKPYKIQLVSGKRIPGKSIYIVSFSGIDDRNKAKDLVGHKFLVKSNQRPKLAQGEFHFLDLIGLKVKLSNKENEIGEVINLSSAGNDLLEVKLLEGKKVLIPFVKEIVPEIHIKEGWLIISPPKGLLDL; this is translated from the coding sequence ATGTGTGAAAAAAATCTATGGTTAACAGTAGGAGAAGTTGTTGCCCCACAAGGTCTCCATGGTCAAGTAAGAATCAACCCCAGAAGTGATTTTCCAGAAAGGTTTATCGAACAAGGAGAAAGGTGGTTGCAAAAAGGCAAGGAAAAACCTTACAAAATACAATTAGTTTCAGGAAAACGTATTCCAGGAAAATCTATATACATAGTTTCTTTCTCAGGAATAGACGACAGAAATAAAGCAAAGGACTTAGTAGGACATAAATTTCTAGTGAAATCAAATCAAAGGCCTAAGCTTGCACAAGGTGAATTTCACTTTCTGGACCTAATTGGATTAAAAGTTAAGTTAAGTAATAAAGAAAATGAAATAGGAGAAGTAATTAATTTATCCAGTGCTGGAAATGATCTATTAGAAGTAAAATTACTAGAAGGGAAAAAAGTCTTAATTCCTTTTGTAAAAGAAATTGTTCCAGAAATCCATATTAAGGAAGGCTGGTTAATAATTTCTCCTCCTAAAGGTCTATTAGACCTTTAA
- a CDS encoding mannose-1-phosphate guanylyltransferase/mannose-6-phosphate isomerase — MTNKKLIPVILCGGTGTRLWPLSRASYPKQFWALNSKKTLLQETQLRLQSIKGIHDPYLICNEDHRFIVAEQMREINVKTGAIFLEPTGRDTAAAITIAALKANEEEQDPLLLVLSADHQIMNEGKLIEAIQAGSSAAEAGRLVTFGICPTSPETGYGYIEAEEQTSNNPLIAKSIKRFVEKPDKLTAEKFLQDKRFTWNSGMFLFKTSVILKELEKFAPEIVSCCKQALSREMKDLDFLRLEKKSFNQCPKISIDVAVMEKTKLGSVLPLNAGWSDIGSWKTLWETADKDENGNVIRGKVIAQSSQNCYFRSEQRLVVGLGVQDLVIVETDDAILIADREESQLVKDIVKKLEKDNTSQALTHSKIYRPWGHYTSIIEGKRWQVKRIEVNPGASLSLQMHHHRAEHWVVVRGTALIEKDGIEEILGENQSTYIPLGCTHRLSNPGKMTLELIEIQSGAYIGEDDIVRFEDKYGRKN; from the coding sequence GTGACTAACAAAAAATTAATACCAGTAATTCTGTGTGGAGGGACAGGGACAAGGTTATGGCCTTTGTCACGAGCTAGTTATCCAAAACAGTTTTGGGCGCTCAATAGCAAGAAAACCTTATTGCAAGAAACTCAACTGCGTCTTCAGAGCATCAAAGGAATACATGACCCTTATCTAATTTGCAATGAAGATCATAGATTCATAGTTGCAGAACAGATGAGAGAAATAAATGTGAAGACTGGAGCGATATTTCTTGAGCCAACTGGAAGAGACACTGCTGCTGCAATAACAATTGCAGCCCTCAAAGCTAATGAAGAAGAACAAGATCCTTTATTACTTGTTCTATCAGCAGATCATCAAATTATGAATGAAGGAAAGCTAATTGAAGCTATCCAAGCAGGTTCAAGTGCAGCAGAAGCAGGTAGATTAGTAACTTTTGGTATATGCCCAACTAGTCCAGAAACTGGATATGGATATATAGAAGCCGAAGAACAAACAAGCAACAATCCATTAATAGCAAAGTCAATTAAGAGATTTGTCGAAAAGCCCGATAAACTAACTGCCGAAAAGTTTTTACAAGACAAGCGTTTTACATGGAATAGCGGAATGTTTTTATTTAAAACAAGTGTGATTCTAAAAGAACTGGAAAAGTTCGCACCTGAAATAGTTTCTTGTTGCAAACAAGCATTATCAAGAGAAATGAAAGATCTGGATTTTCTCAGACTAGAGAAAAAATCATTTAATCAATGTCCAAAAATCTCGATTGATGTAGCAGTTATGGAAAAAACTAAACTAGGTTCTGTCCTGCCTCTAAATGCTGGCTGGAGTGATATTGGAAGCTGGAAAACCCTTTGGGAGACAGCCGATAAAGACGAAAATGGGAATGTTATAAGAGGCAAGGTAATTGCACAATCAAGTCAAAACTGCTATTTCCGTAGTGAACAACGTCTGGTTGTTGGACTGGGGGTGCAAGATTTAGTAATAGTAGAAACTGATGATGCAATCCTCATAGCAGATCGTGAAGAATCTCAACTGGTTAAAGATATAGTTAAAAAACTTGAAAAAGATAATACTTCTCAGGCACTAACCCATTCAAAAATTTATCGGCCTTGGGGGCATTACACTTCGATCATTGAAGGAAAGAGATGGCAAGTAAAAAGAATTGAAGTTAATCCAGGAGCAAGTCTTTCTCTACAAATGCACCACCATAGAGCAGAACATTGGGTTGTGGTACGTGGCACTGCCTTAATTGAAAAAGATGGTATAGAAGAAATATTAGGAGAAAATCAAAGTACATATATACCCCTAGGTTGTACACATAGACTTTCCAATCCTGGCAAAATGACTTTAGAGTTAATAGAAATTCAAAGTGGGGCCTATATTGGAGAAGATGATATTGTTAGATTTGAAGATAAATATGGTAGGAAAAATTAA
- the glmS gene encoding glutamine--fructose-6-phosphate transaminase (isomerizing), whose translation MCGIVALVGSREASPLLLEGLKKLEYRGYDSAGLATVRAIEGNSKGQMTCKRAKGKLVNLLNLLKNSGAPGCLGIGHTRWATHGKPDEHNAHPHRDLAGQVAVVQNGIIENHNFLRQKLESTGIKFRSDTDTEVIPHLISEELKGLKKQGIDSSGSLLLLAVQNVLKLLEGSYALAVIWTDAPDSLIVAKSKAPLLIGFGEGEFLCASDTPAFAGFTRTVLPLEDKEVALLTPLGIEIYDSKGTRQHRSPSLITGYETDGDKGRFRHFMLKEIFEQPETAALWISRYLPDGLSTQTPVAFPFEHNFYDSIERVQILACGTSRHAAMVGAYLLEQFAGLSSNVFFASEFRYAPPPLEPHTLTIGVTQSGETADTLAALAMENERRSALNDPNFASLQLGITNRIESSLARQVPNVIDICSGLEVGVAATKTFLGQLLTFYGLAIMFAARRKTRSEKEIIDLCNQLKLIPTILRELISQHNNLTEELSHHFTETKDVIFLGRGINYPIALEAALKLKEISYIHAEGYPAGEMKHGPIALLDQRVPVISIANKGVVFDKVLSNAQEAKARDANLIGIAPRSPDTKIFDHLLPIPEVNELISPLLTVIPMQLLSYHIAAHRGLDVDQPRNLAKSVTVE comes from the coding sequence ATGTGTGGCATAGTTGCTTTAGTTGGTTCTCGTGAGGCGTCCCCTCTTCTTCTTGAGGGTTTAAAAAAACTTGAATATAGAGGTTATGATTCGGCTGGTTTAGCAACAGTTAGAGCAATAGAAGGTAATAGTAAAGGTCAAATGACTTGTAAAAGAGCTAAAGGTAAATTAGTTAATTTACTTAATTTATTGAAAAATAGTGGGGCACCTGGTTGTTTAGGTATTGGTCATACAAGATGGGCAACTCATGGTAAGCCTGATGAGCACAATGCTCATCCCCATAGGGATTTGGCAGGTCAAGTGGCTGTTGTTCAAAATGGCATTATTGAAAACCATAATTTTTTGCGGCAAAAACTTGAATCGACTGGCATTAAATTTCGATCAGATACAGATACAGAAGTGATTCCGCATCTGATATCAGAAGAATTAAAAGGCTTGAAGAAACAAGGAATTGATTCATCAGGTTCACTTCTTTTACTTGCTGTTCAAAATGTTTTAAAACTTTTAGAAGGCTCATATGCTCTTGCGGTTATCTGGACCGACGCTCCTGATTCTTTGATTGTGGCCAAAAGTAAGGCTCCTCTACTGATAGGCTTTGGAGAAGGAGAATTCCTTTGCGCAAGTGATACCCCAGCATTCGCTGGCTTTACTAGGACTGTTTTGCCTTTGGAAGATAAGGAGGTTGCTTTATTAACTCCGCTAGGGATAGAAATTTATGATTCGAAGGGGACACGTCAACATAGGTCTCCTTCATTAATCACTGGTTATGAAACGGACGGAGATAAAGGACGTTTTCGTCATTTCATGCTTAAGGAGATTTTTGAACAACCTGAGACAGCTGCTTTATGGATTTCTAGATATTTACCTGATGGATTATCGACTCAAACCCCAGTTGCTTTTCCGTTTGAGCATAATTTCTATGACTCTATTGAACGTGTTCAGATTTTAGCTTGTGGAACCAGTAGACATGCTGCCATGGTAGGTGCATATCTTTTAGAGCAATTTGCTGGTCTTTCATCCAATGTTTTCTTTGCAAGTGAATTTCGTTATGCACCGCCTCCTTTAGAACCTCATACACTTACAATTGGAGTTACACAATCGGGTGAGACAGCAGATACGCTTGCGGCATTAGCCATGGAAAATGAGCGACGTTCCGCATTAAATGATCCTAATTTTGCTTCTTTACAATTAGGTATAACCAATAGAATAGAAAGTTCTTTGGCTCGTCAAGTCCCTAATGTAATTGATATTTGTTCAGGTTTAGAAGTTGGTGTTGCTGCTACAAAGACTTTTCTGGGACAGTTATTAACTTTTTATGGTTTAGCGATAATGTTTGCAGCTAGAAGGAAGACACGTTCAGAGAAAGAAATCATTGATTTATGTAACCAATTAAAGTTAATACCAACAATCTTAAGAGAATTAATATCACAACATAATAATTTAACTGAAGAATTATCTCATCATTTTACAGAGACAAAAGATGTTATTTTTTTAGGGCGAGGTATTAATTATCCAATTGCACTTGAAGCAGCATTAAAACTTAAAGAGATAAGTTATATTCATGCAGAGGGATATCCAGCAGGAGAAATGAAGCATGGTCCGATTGCTTTATTAGATCAGAGAGTTCCAGTTATATCTATAGCAAATAAGGGCGTTGTTTTTGATAAAGTTTTGAGTAATGCACAAGAAGCAAAAGCAAGAGATGCAAATTTAATTGGGATTGCTCCTAGAAGTCCTGATACTAAAATCTTTGATCATTTGCTTCCAATTCCTGAAGTTAATGAATTAATTAGCCCTTTATTAACAGTCATTCCTATGCAACTATTGAGTTATCATATTGCAGCTCATCGAGGATTAGATGTTGATCAGCCAAGAAATTTAGCTAAAAGTGTCACAGTAGAATAG